A single genomic interval of uncultured Desulfobacter sp. harbors:
- a CDS encoding F0F1 ATP synthase subunit alpha, with amino-acid sequence MKDFDITDILNEVSQAVDKSLGAFSPLPETEEIGRVQSVAEGVVWATGMTRVKYEEQVSFENGDTGIVIDILPDRVGIALFGTHKSPNAGEEITRSHAVLEIPVGDAFIGRIINPLGEPLDGMGPVSADDQCQVFKEAPKILDRQPVDTPLQTGLKVVDALIPIGRGQRELILGDRQTGKTAIAVDTIINQKDKNVICVYCAIGQRSAGVAKVIADLKEKGALTYTLVVVVEGNDPPGLQYLAPYAATTLAEYFMENGQDVLIVYDDLTRHALAYRQLSLLLRRPPGREAFPGDIFYIHAQLLERATHLKADLGGGSLTALPIAETEAQNISAYIPTNLISITDGQLYLSPDLFQKGVLPAVDVGKSVSRVGGKAQVPAYQTVSGDLKLSYTQFQELESFARFGTRLDENTRKTLAHGARVREALKQDQFSPLSTPLQIAILYAVTKGHLENIQLDHMAAAETAILDKIKSSGIESDAGFLTADAKTPLWKEIEMIITEAITEFRNRS; translated from the coding sequence ATGAAAGATTTTGACATCACCGACATATTGAACGAAGTTTCCCAGGCTGTGGACAAAAGTCTTGGTGCCTTTAGCCCCTTACCTGAAACGGAAGAAATTGGGCGGGTGCAGTCTGTGGCTGAAGGCGTTGTCTGGGCCACGGGAATGACCAGGGTCAAATATGAAGAACAGGTTTCTTTTGAAAACGGCGACACCGGCATAGTCATAGATATCCTGCCGGACCGCGTGGGGATTGCCTTGTTCGGCACCCATAAGTCACCTAACGCCGGGGAAGAAATTACCCGCAGTCACGCAGTGTTGGAAATACCGGTTGGGGATGCATTTATCGGTCGCATCATCAATCCCCTGGGAGAACCTTTGGACGGAATGGGGCCTGTTTCTGCAGACGACCAGTGCCAGGTATTTAAAGAGGCCCCCAAAATTTTGGACCGTCAACCGGTGGACACCCCCTTGCAGACCGGCCTTAAAGTGGTGGATGCCCTGATTCCCATCGGACGAGGCCAGCGGGAATTGATTTTGGGAGACCGCCAGACGGGCAAAACCGCCATTGCCGTCGACACGATCATCAACCAAAAAGACAAAAACGTCATTTGTGTCTACTGTGCCATCGGCCAGAGAAGCGCCGGTGTCGCCAAGGTCATTGCCGATTTAAAAGAAAAAGGGGCGTTGACCTACACGCTGGTGGTGGTGGTGGAAGGCAACGACCCGCCGGGATTGCAGTATCTCGCCCCTTATGCCGCCACCACCCTGGCGGAATATTTTATGGAAAACGGACAGGATGTCCTCATCGTTTATGACGATTTGACCCGGCACGCCTTGGCCTACCGTCAATTGTCTCTTTTGCTGCGTCGTCCTCCCGGCCGGGAAGCGTTTCCGGGGGATATTTTTTATATCCATGCCCAGCTGCTGGAACGGGCCACCCATTTGAAAGCCGATCTTGGAGGCGGCAGCCTTACGGCCCTGCCCATTGCCGAAACCGAGGCCCAAAACATCTCCGCTTATATCCCGACAAATTTAATCTCCATCACCGACGGGCAGCTCTATTTGTCTCCGGATCTGTTCCAAAAAGGGGTTCTGCCGGCAGTGGATGTGGGAAAATCCGTTTCCCGGGTGGGGGGCAAAGCCCAGGTACCGGCCTACCAAACCGTTTCCGGAGATTTAAAGCTGTCCTACACCCAGTTTCAGGAACTGGAATCCTTTGCCCGGTTCGGTACAAGGCTGGATGAAAACACGCGAAAAACTCTGGCACACGGGGCCCGTGTGCGGGAAGCACTGAAACAGGACCAGTTTTCACCTCTTTCCACCCCTCTTCAGATCGCAATATTGTATGCCGTAACCAAAGGTCATTTGGAAAATATTCAACTGGACCATATGGCGGCAGCGGAAACTGCGATCTTGGATAAAATAAAAAGCTCGGGCATTGAGTCCGATGCCGGGTTTTTGACAGCGGATGCCAAAACCCCCCTGTGGAAAGAAATCGAAATGATCATTACGGAAGCAATAACGGAATTTAGGAACAGATCTTAG
- a CDS encoding F0F1 ATP synthase subunit gamma, which produces MQTLDKKIKTTEDLLSVVKTMKSLAAVNIRQYEKAVTAIDAYREVVDNGWRAFFRNSRVDLGKPVNQKAVFIVIGSDQGMCGPFNESLVSFALENSRHLNDTGHDIRLWSSGERIFAGLEESGSHPDEDFPAPGNLSQVIAMVQDMVKKLELWQSREKISYFYLCHNILENAGSYTPQLYSFMPLDNTWTEAIKATPWPEKCIPMLGLSEPDLFRHLFRQHLFISLYRALAHSMAAENSARLMAMQAAEKNIMEMTSDLKKSFREQRQMNITTELLDIISGFEALTPNGI; this is translated from the coding sequence ATGCAGACCCTGGACAAAAAAATAAAGACCACAGAAGACCTTCTCTCCGTGGTTAAAACCATGAAAAGCCTGGCTGCGGTGAATATCCGGCAATATGAAAAGGCTGTTACCGCCATTGACGCTTACCGGGAGGTGGTGGACAATGGATGGCGGGCCTTTTTCAGAAACAGCCGGGTGGACCTGGGAAAGCCCGTAAATCAAAAAGCGGTTTTCATCGTGATCGGCTCCGACCAGGGCATGTGCGGCCCGTTCAATGAATCTCTGGTTTCCTTTGCTCTGGAAAACAGCCGTCATTTAAATGATACCGGCCATGACATTCGCTTATGGTCGTCCGGTGAGAGAATTTTTGCAGGACTGGAAGAATCCGGGTCACATCCCGATGAAGATTTCCCGGCACCAGGCAACCTCAGCCAGGTCATTGCCATGGTTCAGGACATGGTTAAAAAATTAGAATTATGGCAGTCCAGGGAGAAAATTTCATATTTTTATCTGTGTCACAACATTTTGGAAAACGCCGGTTCATATACCCCGCAGCTGTATTCATTCATGCCTTTGGACAATACATGGACCGAAGCCATCAAAGCCACCCCCTGGCCGGAAAAATGTATCCCCATGCTGGGGCTTTCCGAACCCGACCTTTTTCGGCATTTATTTCGACAGCACCTTTTTATTTCGCTTTACCGGGCTTTGGCCCATTCCATGGCTGCGGAAAATTCGGCCCGGCTGATGGCCATGCAGGCCGCAGAAAAAAACATTATGGAAATGACGTCGGATTTAAAAAAATCATTCCGGGAACAACGCCAGATGAATATCACCACGGAACTTCTGGATATCATTTCCGGCTTTGAAGCGTTAACCCCGAACGGCATATAA